The proteins below come from a single Nocardioides eburneiflavus genomic window:
- a CDS encoding DEAD/DEAH box helicase, producing the protein MTAYAWDNPTHQRATPFVTTFRELGVLPEICDALDRAGITTPFAIQEMTLSVALLGTDLIGQARTGTGKTLAFGIPVIQRSIAPSNPAYADLPQGKPQALIVAPTRELALQVSSDLHLASKDMGLRVLTVYGGVGYDAQLEALESGVDIVVGTPGRLIDLANRRALDLSHVHALVLDEADEMLDLGFLPDVITLLSKTPETRQTMLFSATMPSAIVALARTHMRHPMNIRAESSYDTTMVPATAQFIYQAHDLDKPEIIGRILQAEDAEKIIVFTRTKRQAQRVADDLAERGFSASPLHGDMAQVAREKALAKFREDKIRVLVATDVAARGIDVRGVSHVINYTCPEDDKTYVHRIGRTGRAGASGIAITFVDWADLHRWKMINKALDLPFPDPQETYSTSEHLFHDQGIPAGTKGRIVDPAPVEKKERAPRERSGGRSGSGRSDSGRSESGSSERSGDAPRRRNRSRRRTRGGASVETPKG; encoded by the coding sequence CTGACCGCATACGCGTGGGACAACCCGACTCATCAGAGAGCGACACCATTCGTGACCACCTTCCGTGAACTGGGCGTGCTGCCCGAGATCTGCGACGCGCTCGACCGCGCCGGCATCACCACCCCCTTCGCCATCCAGGAGATGACCCTCTCGGTCGCCCTGCTCGGCACCGACCTCATCGGCCAGGCCCGCACGGGCACCGGCAAGACGCTGGCTTTCGGCATCCCCGTGATCCAGCGCTCGATCGCGCCGAGCAACCCGGCGTACGCCGACCTCCCGCAAGGCAAGCCGCAGGCGCTCATCGTCGCCCCGACCCGCGAGCTCGCGCTCCAGGTCTCCAGCGACCTGCACCTCGCCAGCAAGGACATGGGCCTGCGGGTCCTCACCGTCTACGGCGGCGTCGGCTACGACGCCCAGCTCGAGGCCCTCGAGTCGGGTGTCGACATCGTGGTCGGCACCCCCGGCCGTCTCATCGACCTGGCCAACCGTCGCGCCCTCGACCTGTCGCACGTCCACGCGCTCGTGCTCGACGAGGCCGACGAGATGCTCGACCTCGGCTTCCTGCCCGACGTCATCACGCTGCTGTCGAAGACGCCCGAGACCCGCCAGACGATGCTGTTCTCGGCGACCATGCCGTCGGCGATCGTCGCGCTGGCCCGCACGCACATGCGCCACCCGATGAACATCCGCGCCGAGTCGTCCTACGACACCACGATGGTGCCGGCCACCGCGCAGTTCATCTACCAGGCCCACGACCTCGACAAGCCGGAGATCATCGGCCGGATCCTCCAGGCCGAGGACGCCGAGAAGATCATCGTCTTCACCCGCACCAAGCGCCAGGCGCAGCGGGTGGCCGACGACCTCGCCGAGCGCGGGTTCAGCGCCTCGCCGCTGCACGGCGACATGGCCCAGGTCGCGCGCGAGAAGGCGCTGGCGAAGTTCCGCGAGGACAAGATCCGCGTCCTCGTCGCCACCGACGTCGCCGCCCGCGGCATCGACGTGCGCGGCGTCTCCCACGTCATCAACTACACCTGCCCCGAGGACGACAAGACCTACGTCCACCGCATCGGCCGCACCGGTCGCGCGGGCGCCTCGGGCATCGCGATCACCTTCGTCGACTGGGCCGACCTGCACCGCTGGAAGATGATCAACAAGGCCCTCGACCTGCCCTTCCCGGATCCGCAGGAGACCTACTCGACCTCCGAGCACCTCTTCCACGACCAGGGCATCCCGGCCGGCACCAAGGGCCGCATCGTCGACCCCGCCCCGGTCGAGAAGAAGGAGCGCGCGCCGCGCGAGCGGTCCGGCGGTCGCTCCGGCTCGGGTCGCTCGGACTCGGGTCGCTCGGAGTCGGGCTCGTCGGAGAGGTCCGGTGACGCCCCGCGTCGCCGCAACCGCAGCCGCCGTCGTACGCGCGGTGGTGCGTCGGTCGAGACGCCGAAGGGCTGA
- a CDS encoding ferritin-like fold-containing protein: MTESPDEDYRRAAVDLLGAIAYGELSAFERLVEDAKMAPGIDDKIAIGAMATAEFGHLRKLVERLEQLGADPAEAMQAFRQSFDSFHAHTAPSDYYEGLIKAYVGDGLAADFYREIAAYLDPETREVIISSLEDTGQTAFIVERVRAGIAEDHRLGGRLALWGRRLMGEALTQAQRVAGDRDSLTALLAGGVDRPGLDLAALGRMFARLTELHAARMAELGLEA, from the coding sequence ATGACGGAATCGCCCGATGAGGACTACCGCCGCGCCGCAGTCGACCTCCTCGGGGCCATCGCGTACGGGGAGCTGTCGGCCTTCGAGCGGCTCGTCGAGGACGCCAAGATGGCGCCCGGCATCGACGACAAGATCGCCATCGGCGCGATGGCCACGGCGGAGTTCGGCCACCTCCGCAAGCTCGTGGAGAGGCTCGAGCAGCTCGGCGCCGACCCCGCCGAGGCGATGCAGGCCTTCCGGCAGAGCTTCGACAGCTTCCACGCGCACACGGCGCCGTCGGACTACTACGAAGGACTGATCAAGGCCTACGTCGGCGACGGCCTCGCCGCGGACTTCTACCGCGAGATCGCGGCCTACCTCGACCCCGAGACCCGCGAGGTCATCATCAGCTCGCTGGAGGACACCGGACAGACGGCGTTCATCGTCGAGCGGGTCCGCGCCGGGATCGCCGAGGACCACCGGCTGGGCGGGCGCCTCGCCCTCTGGGGGCGCCGGCTGATGGGGGAGGCCCTGACCCAGGCGCAGCGCGTCGCGGGGGACCGTGACTCGCTCACGGCGCTGCTGGCCGGAGGTGTCGACCGGCCGGGGCTGGACCTCGCCGCGCTCGGGCGGATGTTCGCCCGGCTCACCGAGCTGCACGCCGCCAGGATGGCCGAGCTCGGCCTCGAGGCCTGA
- a CDS encoding GlsB/YeaQ/YmgE family stress response membrane protein: MGLLWTILVTIAVGLVIGFLGKAIAPGDRDNIPLWLTVVCGIVGAFVGSYVYYGLFGVADNYPNGDMYDTSRGLDIWRHVWQVGAAAVLVVVAATFTGRHTPKA; this comes from the coding sequence ATGGGGCTGCTCTGGACGATCCTCGTCACCATCGCGGTCGGGCTGGTCATCGGATTCCTCGGCAAGGCGATCGCCCCAGGGGACCGCGACAACATCCCGCTGTGGCTGACCGTCGTGTGCGGCATCGTCGGCGCGTTCGTCGGCAGCTACGTCTACTACGGGTTGTTCGGCGTCGCCGACAACTACCCCAACGGCGACATGTACGACACGAGCCGCGGCCTCGACATCTGGCGCCACGTCTGGCAGGTCGGCGCCGCGGCGGTGCTGGTCGTGGTGGCCGCGACCTTCACGGGTCGCCACACCCCCAAGGCCTGA
- a CDS encoding DUF3107 domain-containing protein: MEVKIGVQHAQRELVLDTDSTPEDVEKLLGEALAADGVLHLKDTKGRAVVVPASKIAYVELGSPSASTVGFR; this comes from the coding sequence GTGGAGGTCAAGATCGGCGTGCAGCACGCCCAGCGCGAGCTCGTGCTCGACACCGACAGCACGCCCGAGGACGTCGAGAAGCTGCTCGGCGAGGCCCTCGCCGCCGACGGCGTGCTGCACCTCAAGGACACCAAGGGTCGTGCGGTCGTCGTGCCGGCGTCCAAGATCGCGTACGTCGAGCTCGGCTCCCCGAGCGCCAGCACCGTCGGCTTCCGCTGA
- a CDS encoding TetR/AcrR family transcriptional regulator → MPRRERRAQLLESALEVFVAQGYHAAAMDDIADRAGVSKPVLYQHFPGKLDLYLALLDTSCDLIIDNCRGALASTTDNKDRVEATMKVFYSYVASEEGAFRLVFESDLTSEPDVRERVDRVTTECASMIADVIRTDTGLPDEASELLAVSLVGMAQVSARFWLAGGGEIKQDDAAALIAGLAWRGIRGYPMTDDH, encoded by the coding sequence ATGCCGCGCCGCGAGCGTCGCGCGCAGCTGCTCGAGTCGGCCCTCGAGGTCTTCGTCGCCCAGGGCTACCACGCTGCCGCGATGGACGACATCGCCGACCGCGCCGGCGTCTCGAAGCCGGTGCTCTACCAGCACTTCCCCGGCAAGCTCGACCTCTACCTCGCGCTGCTCGACACCTCCTGCGACCTGATCATCGACAACTGCCGCGGGGCGCTCGCCTCCACCACGGACAACAAGGACCGCGTCGAGGCGACGATGAAGGTCTTCTACAGCTACGTCGCGTCCGAGGAGGGCGCGTTCCGGCTGGTCTTCGAGTCCGACCTCACCAGCGAGCCCGACGTGCGCGAGCGGGTGGACCGGGTGACGACCGAGTGCGCCTCCATGATCGCCGACGTGATCCGCACCGACACCGGCCTGCCCGACGAGGCCTCGGAGCTCCTCGCGGTGTCGCTGGTGGGAATGGCCCAGGTGTCCGCGAGGTTCTGGCTGGCGGGCGGCGGCGAGATCAAGCAGGACGACGCCGCGGCCCTGATCGCGGGCCTGGCCTGGCGCGGCATCCGGGGCTACCCGATGACCGACGACCACTGA
- the moeZ gene encoding adenylyltransferase/sulfurtransferase MoeZ: protein MSFEALVEPAAELTVDEVRRYSRHLIIPDVGMSGQKRLKNAKVLVIGAGGLGSPALLYLAAAGVGTLGIAEFDEVDESNLQRQIIHGMSDIGRPKALSAKESIAEVNPYVEVVVHGERLDNDNVLQVFEGYDLIVDGTDNFATRYMVNDAAYFLGIPYVWGSIYRFDGQASVFAPTMADDAPCYRCLYPEPPPPGMVPSCAEGGVLGVLCASIGSIQVNEAIKLLTGIGDPAIGKLVIYDALELEWRKLKVRKDPNCALCGENATVTGLIDYDAFCGAVSDEAAEAAAGSTISVTQLEAMLKEREEGTRDFELIDVREPNEFEINQIPGARLIPKGEFLNGNALGDLPSDKPIVLHCKSGVRSAEVLAIVKGAGYSDAVHVGGGVVAWVSQIDPSQPAY from the coding sequence GTGTCGTTCGAAGCACTGGTCGAGCCCGCCGCGGAGCTCACCGTCGACGAGGTGCGCCGCTACAGCCGCCACCTGATCATCCCCGACGTGGGCATGAGCGGGCAGAAGCGGCTGAAGAACGCCAAGGTGCTGGTCATCGGTGCCGGCGGCCTGGGCTCGCCCGCCCTGCTCTACCTCGCCGCGGCCGGTGTCGGCACGCTGGGCATCGCGGAGTTCGACGAGGTCGACGAGTCCAACCTGCAGCGCCAGATCATCCACGGCATGTCCGACATCGGCCGTCCGAAGGCGCTGTCGGCCAAGGAGTCGATCGCCGAGGTCAACCCGTACGTCGAGGTCGTCGTGCACGGCGAACGCCTCGACAACGACAACGTGCTGCAGGTCTTCGAGGGCTACGACCTCATCGTCGACGGCACCGACAACTTCGCCACCCGCTACATGGTCAACGACGCGGCCTACTTCCTCGGCATCCCCTACGTGTGGGGCTCGATCTACCGCTTCGACGGCCAGGCCTCGGTCTTCGCGCCGACGATGGCCGACGACGCCCCGTGCTACCGCTGCCTCTACCCCGAACCTCCGCCGCCGGGCATGGTCCCGAGCTGCGCCGAGGGCGGCGTGCTCGGCGTCCTCTGCGCGAGCATCGGCTCCATCCAGGTCAACGAGGCGATCAAGCTGCTGACCGGCATCGGCGACCCCGCGATCGGCAAGCTCGTCATCTACGACGCGCTCGAGCTCGAGTGGCGCAAGCTCAAGGTCCGCAAGGACCCCAACTGCGCGCTGTGCGGCGAGAACGCCACCGTCACCGGCCTCATCGACTACGACGCGTTCTGCGGCGCCGTGTCCGACGAGGCCGCCGAGGCGGCCGCCGGCTCGACCATCTCGGTCACCCAGCTCGAGGCGATGCTCAAGGAGCGCGAGGAGGGGACCCGCGACTTCGAGCTCATCGACGTGCGCGAGCCCAACGAGTTCGAGATCAACCAGATCCCGGGCGCCAGGCTGATCCCCAAGGGCGAGTTCCTCAACGGCAATGCCCTCGGCGACCTGCCGAGCGACAAGCCGATCGTGCTGCACTGCAAGTCGGGCGTCCGCTCGGCCGAGGTGCTCGCGATCGTCAAGGGCGCCGGCTACTCCGACGCCGTCCACGTCGGTGGCGGCGTGGTCGCCTGGGTCAGCCAGATCGATCCCAGCCAGCCGGCGTACTGA
- a CDS encoding trypsin-like peptidase domain-containing protein: MRTPTKLLTLAAAGLVAAAATSAPATAAPKKQVRTAWAPADTATIHPGVQMYTEGAQCTANFVYTDTAGTTYVGYAAHCAGTGEATDTNGCDAGSLPLGTRVDFVEGGSLLAEGTRVGGGTLVYSSWLAMQQRGETDENACAYNDLALVKVDAADVAEVNPSVPFWGGPVALNTTGTAPGDTVYSYGNSSLRAGIEELSPKQGTSVGTEGEGWSHPVYTVTPGVPGDSGSAFLDAEGNALGTLSTLAIAPLAGSNGVGDLAHELSYAQATSGIAGLRLVPGTEPFSPIL; this comes from the coding sequence ATGCGTACTCCCACGAAGCTCCTGACCCTCGCCGCTGCGGGCCTCGTCGCCGCAGCCGCGACCAGCGCCCCCGCGACCGCCGCGCCGAAGAAGCAAGTGCGGACCGCCTGGGCCCCCGCCGACACCGCCACCATCCACCCCGGCGTGCAGATGTACACCGAGGGTGCCCAGTGCACCGCCAACTTCGTCTACACCGACACCGCCGGCACGACGTACGTCGGCTACGCCGCGCACTGCGCCGGCACGGGTGAGGCCACCGACACCAACGGCTGCGATGCCGGCTCGCTGCCGCTCGGCACCCGGGTCGACTTCGTCGAGGGCGGCTCGCTCCTCGCCGAGGGCACCCGCGTGGGCGGCGGCACGCTCGTCTACTCCTCGTGGCTGGCGATGCAGCAGCGCGGCGAGACCGACGAGAACGCCTGCGCCTACAACGACCTCGCGCTGGTGAAGGTCGACGCCGCCGACGTCGCCGAGGTCAACCCGTCGGTCCCCTTCTGGGGCGGCCCGGTCGCCCTCAACACGACCGGCACCGCGCCCGGCGACACCGTGTACTCCTACGGCAACTCCAGCCTCCGCGCCGGCATCGAGGAGCTGTCGCCCAAGCAGGGCACCAGCGTCGGCACCGAGGGCGAGGGCTGGTCGCACCCCGTCTACACCGTGACGCCCGGCGTCCCGGGTGACTCCGGCTCGGCCTTCCTCGACGCCGAGGGCAACGCGCTCGGGACGCTGTCCACGCTCGCCATCGCCCCGCTCGCCGGGTCCAACGGCGTCGGCGACCTGGCCCACGAGCTCTCCTACGCGCAGGCCACCAGCGGCATCGCCGGCCTGCGACTGGTGCCCGGCACGGAGCCGTTCAGCCCGATCCTCTGA
- a CDS encoding IS110 family transposase, which produces MFTERTSVGLDVHARSVAAAAIDGVTGELFQTKLTPSYEHVESWLVGLPGSVAVAYEAGPTGFGLYRHLTAAGIRCEVLAPSKLQKPAGDRVKTDAKDAIHLAKLLRLDEITTVSIPTPDQEAARNLVRAREDCRADLMRARHRLSKLLLRHGIVYYGGQAWTGKHDIWLRHEALPQLTAPATRLTFDNDYEAVLAVKARRNRLDAAIEEMAADSEFTPVVRRLGCLRGVSTLTGFGLAVEIGDWHRFTGNSIGTFVGLTPTEHSSGESKNRGSITKTGNGHARRLLVEAAWHHRARYLVGKALRDRWDLAPAQARVRGDEGNRRLHQRWVKFIDRRKTHNVANVAIARELAGWCWSLAVMD; this is translated from the coding sequence GTGTTTACCGAGCGTACGAGTGTTGGGCTCGACGTGCACGCCCGATCTGTCGCAGCAGCGGCGATCGATGGCGTCACGGGCGAGCTGTTCCAGACGAAGCTGACCCCGTCCTATGAGCATGTCGAGTCGTGGCTGGTCGGCTTGCCGGGATCGGTGGCGGTGGCCTACGAGGCCGGGCCGACCGGTTTCGGGCTGTACCGGCACCTGACCGCTGCCGGTATCCGGTGCGAGGTCCTCGCGCCGTCGAAGCTGCAGAAACCGGCGGGTGATCGGGTCAAGACCGACGCCAAGGACGCCATCCATCTCGCCAAGCTCCTGCGCCTCGACGAGATCACGACGGTGTCGATCCCGACCCCGGACCAGGAAGCCGCTCGCAACCTGGTCCGGGCCCGGGAGGACTGCCGCGCCGATCTGATGCGGGCCCGGCACCGGCTCTCGAAACTGCTGCTGCGCCACGGCATCGTCTACTACGGCGGCCAGGCGTGGACCGGCAAGCACGACATCTGGCTGCGCCACGAGGCGCTTCCCCAGCTGACCGCGCCCGCGACCCGGCTGACCTTCGACAACGACTACGAGGCCGTGCTCGCAGTGAAGGCCCGACGGAACCGGCTCGACGCCGCGATCGAGGAGATGGCCGCCGACTCGGAGTTCACCCCCGTCGTGCGCCGGCTCGGCTGTCTGCGTGGGGTCAGCACCCTGACCGGGTTCGGGCTCGCGGTCGAGATTGGTGACTGGCACCGGTTCACCGGCAACTCCATCGGCACCTTCGTCGGTCTCACCCCCACCGAGCACTCCTCGGGGGAGTCGAAGAACCGCGGGTCGATCACCAAGACCGGCAACGGCCACGCGCGCCGGCTCCTGGTCGAGGCCGCCTGGCACCACCGCGCCCGCTACCTGGTCGGGAAAGCTCTGCGCGACCGCTGGGACCTGGCCCCAGCCCAGGCACGGGTCCGCGGCGATGAGGGCAACCGTCGTCTGCACCAGCGGTGGGTGAAGTTCATCGACCGCCGTAAGACCCACAACGTCGCCAACGTGGCCATCGCTCGCGAGCTGGCCGGCTGGTGCTGGTCCCTGGCCGTCATGGACTAA
- a CDS encoding DUF4129 domain-containing protein: MRALGDWPPAVRAVTAVAATCLFVVLVAWATLLGPDQVFTGPGPRPATISATESCTPLPVRTNADGTVEVVYPDDYALGSGYCDPPSVGDREEAEDLVVQNPPPFWLKVLVWLALGALLVGGAALVLWLLVAVVRQLRAGRGRREHRPEVEFSILDEPDRVAEQVVRDADEQDALLRGGDARNAIVETWHRFEVQGERAGVPRRGSETSSEYALRILDLADADSGPVSRLAELYREARFSDHEITEHHRTEALAALAAIRRSLGVRS; encoded by the coding sequence ATGCGTGCTCTGGGGGACTGGCCGCCGGCTGTGCGTGCCGTCACCGCCGTCGCCGCCACCTGCCTGTTCGTGGTGCTCGTGGCGTGGGCGACGCTCCTCGGGCCCGACCAGGTGTTCACCGGGCCCGGGCCGCGGCCGGCCACGATCAGCGCGACCGAGTCGTGCACCCCCTTGCCCGTGCGGACCAACGCCGACGGCACCGTCGAGGTCGTCTACCCCGACGACTACGCGCTGGGCAGCGGCTACTGCGACCCGCCCTCGGTGGGTGACCGCGAGGAGGCCGAGGACCTCGTCGTGCAGAACCCGCCACCGTTCTGGCTCAAGGTACTCGTGTGGCTCGCCCTGGGGGCGCTCCTCGTCGGCGGTGCGGCGCTCGTGCTGTGGCTGCTGGTCGCGGTGGTGCGCCAGCTCAGGGCAGGCCGGGGCCGGCGCGAGCACCGTCCGGAGGTGGAGTTCTCGATCCTCGACGAGCCGGACCGCGTCGCCGAGCAGGTCGTCCGCGACGCCGACGAGCAGGACGCGCTGCTCCGTGGGGGCGACGCCCGCAACGCGATCGTCGAGACCTGGCACCGGTTCGAGGTGCAAGGCGAGCGGGCGGGCGTGCCGCGGCGGGGGTCGGAGACGTCGTCGGAGTACGCCCTGCGCATCCTCGACCTCGCCGACGCCGACAGCGGCCCCGTGAGCCGGCTCGCCGAGCTCTACCGCGAGGCCCGCTTCTCCGACCACGAGATCACCGAGCACCACCGCACGGAGGCGCTGGCTGCCCTGGCCGCCATCCGGCGCAGCCTGGGGGTGCGGTCGTGA
- a CDS encoding AAA family ATPase — MAAPLAVAEFAERVLDEVGRAVVGKREVLALVLAGILAKGHVLLEDFPGLGKTLAARSFAGALGLEFARAQFTPDLLPADLTGSYVYDQRRAEFDFRPGPIFAGLLLADEINRTPPKTQAALLEAMQEGQVTVEGQTHPLPRPFHVLATANPVEYEGTYPLPEAQLDRFLMRVGFGYPSAGEEYDVLRRRLDRQREEVDIVQVTDAAGLAAVQAAVERVVVDESVARYCVALVAATRGHSDVLTGASPRGSLGLVLTARAWAAIRGRDFVVPEDVKVVARAVLAHRITVKPDLWMTQASGARVVDAVLGSVETPRTLESR, encoded by the coding sequence CTGGCCGCCCCCCTCGCGGTGGCCGAGTTCGCCGAGCGCGTGCTCGACGAGGTGGGACGTGCCGTCGTCGGCAAGCGCGAGGTGCTGGCGCTGGTGCTGGCCGGCATCCTCGCCAAGGGCCACGTGCTGCTCGAGGACTTCCCGGGGCTCGGCAAGACCCTGGCCGCACGGTCCTTCGCCGGGGCGCTGGGCCTGGAGTTCGCCCGGGCGCAGTTCACCCCCGACCTGCTGCCCGCCGACCTCACCGGCTCGTACGTCTACGACCAGCGGCGCGCCGAGTTCGACTTCCGGCCGGGCCCGATCTTCGCCGGCCTCCTGCTCGCCGACGAGATCAACCGCACCCCGCCCAAGACGCAGGCGGCACTGCTGGAGGCGATGCAGGAGGGCCAGGTCACCGTCGAGGGCCAGACCCACCCGCTGCCCCGGCCGTTCCACGTGCTGGCCACCGCGAACCCCGTCGAGTACGAGGGCACCTACCCGCTGCCGGAGGCGCAGCTCGACCGCTTCCTCATGCGCGTCGGCTTCGGCTACCCCAGCGCGGGAGAGGAGTACGACGTGCTCCGCCGGCGGCTGGATCGCCAGCGCGAGGAGGTCGACATCGTCCAGGTCACCGACGCCGCCGGGCTCGCGGCCGTGCAGGCGGCGGTGGAGCGGGTGGTCGTGGACGAGTCCGTCGCCCGTTACTGCGTGGCGCTCGTCGCGGCGACCCGCGGGCACTCCGACGTGCTGACCGGCGCCTCGCCCCGCGGGAGCCTCGGACTCGTGCTCACCGCGCGCGCCTGGGCGGCCATCCGGGGGCGCGACTTCGTCGTCCCCGAGGACGTCAAGGTCGTCGCCCGAGCCGTGCTCGCGCACCGGATCACCGTCAAGCCCGACCTCTGGATGACCCAGGCCTCCGGGGCCCGGGTCGTCGACGCGGTGCTGGGCTCCGTCGAGACGCCACGGACGCTGGAGTCGCGGTGA
- a CDS encoding DUF58 domain-containing protein: MTSWRPTPALVRACLLALGGVSGGVVLGQEALVVLAAPFVLVAAMGLAARPRTTPRVSARLDHHRLHEGQGSTSRLDVDDLTGVEHVTRVAGIAPHVATVPVQGAVGGLVDAGLPTLGFSPRRWGRRALGSERVALTSAWAGWRWGPLDLPENGLSVLPQTAPYDSRAEVPQPDGLVGRHRSRRLGGGTEFEGIRAFATGDRLKRITWPVSLRTGELHVITTRAEQDAGVWLVVDGLRDIGVSGGVDGAASTLDLTVRAAAALAEHHVRTGDRVGLLVVAADGTRVPLGAGPRHLNRLHGTLARVRTEARSVPPERLDLGAGAGSVVYVLSPMLFTPLVTATASLQRRGGSAIVVDTLGEALSGGADRLALPSLAARMQRIERDDRLQRLAGLGTPVVPWRGPGTLDTVLHQLARRAQVPKVRA, from the coding sequence GTGACCTCCTGGCGGCCGACACCCGCGCTGGTGCGGGCGTGCCTGCTCGCGCTCGGCGGTGTCAGCGGCGGGGTCGTGCTCGGCCAGGAGGCGCTGGTGGTCCTCGCCGCCCCGTTCGTGCTCGTGGCGGCGATGGGCCTGGCCGCCCGGCCGCGGACCACGCCCCGGGTGTCGGCCCGCCTCGACCACCACCGCCTGCACGAGGGCCAGGGGTCGACCTCACGGCTCGACGTCGACGACCTCACCGGGGTCGAGCACGTCACTCGCGTGGCCGGGATCGCGCCGCACGTCGCCACCGTGCCGGTGCAGGGCGCTGTCGGCGGGCTGGTCGACGCGGGACTGCCGACGCTCGGCTTCAGTCCGCGACGCTGGGGACGCCGCGCGCTCGGGTCCGAGCGTGTGGCGCTGACGAGCGCCTGGGCGGGGTGGCGCTGGGGGCCGCTCGACCTGCCCGAGAACGGCCTGAGCGTGCTGCCGCAGACCGCGCCCTATGACAGTCGCGCGGAAGTGCCGCAACCAGACGGGCTGGTCGGCCGGCACCGCTCGCGACGGCTGGGCGGCGGCACCGAGTTCGAGGGCATCCGCGCCTTCGCCACCGGCGACCGGCTGAAGCGGATCACCTGGCCGGTGTCGCTGCGCACCGGTGAGCTGCACGTCATCACCACCCGCGCCGAGCAGGACGCCGGGGTGTGGCTGGTGGTCGACGGGTTGCGCGACATCGGGGTCTCCGGCGGGGTCGACGGCGCGGCGAGCACCCTCGACCTCACGGTGCGGGCGGCCGCCGCGCTGGCCGAGCACCACGTCCGCACGGGCGACCGGGTGGGCCTGCTGGTGGTGGCCGCCGACGGCACCCGCGTCCCCCTGGGCGCGGGGCCGCGCCACCTGAACCGGCTGCACGGCACGCTCGCGCGCGTACGGACCGAGGCTCGCAGCGTGCCGCCCGAGCGGCTCGACCTCGGCGCCGGCGCCGGCAGCGTCGTCTACGTGCTGTCGCCGATGCTCTTCACCCCGCTCGTCACGGCGACCGCGAGCCTCCAGCGCCGCGGCGGCTCGGCGATCGTGGTCGACACCCTCGGCGAAGCCCTGTCCGGCGGTGCCGACCGCCTCGCGCTCCCGTCCCTGGCCGCCCGGATGCAGCGCATCGAGCGCGACGACCGCCTCCAGCGCCTGGCCGGTCTCGGCACCCCCGTCGTGCCGTGGCGCGGGCCCGGCACGCTCGACACGGTCCTTCACCAGCTCGCGCGTCGCGCGCAGGTGCCGAAGGTGCGTGCCTGA
- a CDS encoding MGMT family protein has product MTTEDERELYAELVLRCAESVPRGRVTTYGAIADVVGERLGRGGPRLVGNVMATHGGAVPWWRVVRADGSLPPSHDEEARQAYLEEGTPLRPSGSVDLTRAFVAPRLGAE; this is encoded by the coding sequence GTGACCACGGAGGACGAGCGGGAGCTGTACGCCGAGCTGGTGCTGCGGTGTGCCGAGTCGGTCCCGCGCGGCCGGGTGACGACGTACGGCGCCATCGCCGACGTGGTCGGGGAGCGGCTCGGTCGTGGCGGGCCGCGCCTGGTGGGCAACGTGATGGCCACCCACGGTGGCGCGGTCCCGTGGTGGCGCGTCGTCCGCGCGGACGGGTCGCTACCGCCGTCGCACGACGAGGAGGCGAGGCAGGCCTACCTCGAGGAGGGCACGCCGCTGCGCCCGAGCGGGTCCGTGGATCTGACACGCGCCTTCGTCGCGCCGCGCCTCGGGGCAGAATGA
- a CDS encoding lysophospholipid acyltransferase family protein has protein sequence MLYTVAHGVIPPLVRAVWRPTVEGLHHVPATGPVIVASNHLSFFDSVVIPVVVPRKVVFLAKSDYFTGSGVRGAAQRAWFEGLGMLPVDRDDTKAAIASLDTALEVLRRGEAFGIYPEGTRSRDGRLYRGRTGVAHLALTAGCPVVPVGLQGTEDIQPVGSNRPRLRGVDVTVRVGEPITVAGEYDGVATGRARRDLTDRIMTAIAGLTGQELAGAYNERPASTSA, from the coding sequence ATGCTCTACACGGTCGCGCACGGCGTCATCCCTCCGCTCGTCCGTGCCGTGTGGCGTCCGACGGTCGAGGGCCTGCACCACGTGCCCGCGACGGGACCCGTCATCGTGGCGAGCAACCACCTGTCATTCTTCGACAGCGTGGTCATCCCGGTGGTCGTGCCGCGCAAGGTCGTCTTCCTCGCCAAGTCCGACTACTTCACCGGGTCGGGGGTGAGGGGCGCGGCGCAGCGGGCCTGGTTCGAGGGGCTCGGCATGCTCCCCGTCGACCGCGACGACACGAAGGCCGCGATCGCGAGCCTCGACACCGCGCTCGAGGTGCTGCGGCGTGGGGAGGCGTTCGGCATCTACCCCGAGGGCACCCGCTCACGCGACGGCCGGCTCTACCGGGGCCGCACCGGCGTGGCCCACCTCGCGCTGACCGCGGGCTGCCCGGTCGTCCCGGTGGGGCTGCAGGGCACCGAGGACATCCAGCCCGTCGGCTCCAACCGCCCTCGGCTGCGCGGCGTCGACGTGACGGTGCGCGTCGGTGAGCCGATCACCGTCGCGGGCGAGTACGACGGCGTCGCCACCGGCCGCGCCCGCCGCGACCTCACCGACCGGATCATGACCGCGATCGCGGGACTGACCGGCCAGGAGCTGGCCGGCGCCTACAACGAGCGGCCGGCCTCCACCTCGGCCTGA